cttccgtacccttcaccacattccctacccttcaccacattccctacccttcaccaccttccctacccttcaccaccttccctacccttcactaacttccctgcccatcaccaccttccctacccttcaccaccttccctacccttcaccacattccctacccttcaccaccttccctgcccttcaccaccttccttacccttcaccacattccctacccttcaccacatttcctacccttcaccaccttccctacccttcaccaccttccctacccttcactaacttccctacccttcactaactttcctgcccttcaccatcttcgtGCTGCCCTTCAGTGTCATGTAACAGTAGCCAGGATACGCCTGGAATATAGACGTATcttgcagctttctcaaaactccTGTGTCGAATACAACATctgtcacctttgtgaatgtgtcGAATACAACATGTGTCACctgtgtgaaagtgtcgaatacaccatgtgtcaactttgcgagtgtcgaatacaccatgtgtcaactttgcgaGTGTCGAATACactatgtgtcaactttgtgaaagagaaaacatgcactcccttgaaaaTCTTTTTCAAGGGAGTtgatgaaaaattaatttcatcaacacaagacagaacacgaaacaatgggtattgaatagaagtgattgtagaaagcctattggtccatatttcttgatgcttctatattggagcggagtcttgaggtgggtagaatacagttgtgcattaattggctgttgattgctggtgttgattttttaatgtgtagtgcctcgcaaacgtcaagccgcctgctatcgctgtatctatcgatgatttctgtgttgtttactaggatttctctggcgatggtttggttgtgggaagagattatatgttccttaatggagccctgttgtttatgcatcgttaaacgcctagaaagagatgttgtcttgcctatatactggtttttttggagcttacagtccccaagagggcatttgaaggcatagacgacgttggtctcttttaaagcgttctgttttgtgtctggagagtttctcatgagtaggctggccgtttttctggttttatagtaaatcgtcagttgtatcctctgatttttgtctgtagggataacgtttctattaacaatatctttcaggaccctttcctctgttttatgagctgtggaaaagaagttcatgtaaaatagtctaatagggggtataggtgttgtgttagttgtctcttcagaggttgcatggcgtttcactttccttcttatgatgtcttcgacgaaaccattggagaagccgttgttgactaggacctgccttaccctacagagttcttcgtcgacttgcttccattctgagctgtggctgagagcacggtcgacatatgcgttaacaacactcttcttgtacctgtctgggcagtcgctgttggcatttaggcacattcctatgttcgtttccttagtgtagactgcagtgtggaaacctccgctcttttccatgactgttacatctagaaagggcagcttcccatccttttccatctcgtaagtgaaacgcagcacggaactctgctcaaatgcctccttcagctcctgcagatgtctgacatcaggaacctgtgtaaaaatgtcgtcaacatacctgcagtatatggccggtttcaagttcatgtcgactaagactttttgctcgatggtacccatgtagaagtttgcaaacaggacacctagggagaacccatggcgaccccatctacttgcttatacatgtgcccatccgggctcaagaagggtgcctctttagtacaagcttggagtagtttcctcagaatattttctggtatgtcaagaggagtacaggctggatcacgatacactctgtcggctatcatcccgattgtctcgtccacaggtacgttggtaaacagcgattctacgtccaacgaggctcttatccctgtggcccgtgtgcccggcagtaagtcaacaaattcctttggagacttctggctgaaggcgcaaggaacataaggagtcagcaggccgttgagtcgcttcgccagtctgtacgtgggtgtgggtatctggctaatgattggccgaagtgggtttccaggcttgtgtgtcttgacatttccatacgcatatccaggtttatattccccaatgatctttggcaggtggagtccggattttttggcgttcacagtttcgatcagtttgttgacctttgcttttaattcggctgtagtgtccttcgttaccctttggaacttagtttggtcagagagtatgatgttcattttcgccagatattcgtcttttttaagaatgacatatattggcgacttgtcacctctcctgacaactatctccttgttctcacgaaggcttttagctgccgctttgagctcgggggacagtatggtgcttctgtaattgcctcgattctttcctccttctgcaataagttctgcttgtaaggtatctttggtagtgaccttcttttgtgtctcgaggtcgaatatgtcgtccaacagaatttccaactctactttccgggccatctcactcggtctggacataacatgacagtttatgcccagatttaggagagtgacttggtcctcagtgaggttaattcctgcatggttcaggaagccatctcttggtcttgGTAtccacgatgcataaacaacagggctccattaaggaacataatctcttcccacaaccaaaccatcgccagagaaatcctagtaaacaacacagaaatcatcgatagatacagcgatagcaggcggcttgacgtttgcgaggcactacacatcaagaagtcaacaccagcaatcaacagccaattaatgcacaactatattctacccacctcaagactccgctccaatatagaagcatcaagaaatatggaccaataggttttctacaatcacttctattcaatacccattgtttcgtgttctgtcttgtgttgatgaaattaataccctattaatgccacctcttgttctgtcttgtgttgatgaaattaataccctattaatgccacctcaccccatccacctctctcaaatgtagatataaaaacaaaatcggagatgcgtaagttctattcagttgtgtatttgtaaactaaagtctttgaaaatgtaataagttttacgaaacgcgatcgtgtcgcgtcagactagaaataaaaatgaattttggagaattgatttttgatttacctccaacagtgaaaagaaatgtacgaaagattgagaaaaatcgtgttagaattattaatcttactatatatatatatatatatatatatgcgaaaaagccagaatggtcccctggacaatatgcaactgaaaactcacaccctagaagtgactcgaacccatactcccagaagcaaagcaactggtatgtacatgacgccttaatccacttgaccatcacgaccggacataatgaggtgatagccgaggctatttgaaccaccccaccgccggcactcggatagttatcttgggcatagcattttaccaaatcacctcattcttaggggcacacgtgaggaacacaaatgcgaacaagccagaatggtcccctggacaatatgcaactgaaaactcacaccctagaagtgactcgaacccatactcccagaagcaacgcaactggtatgtacaagacgccttaatccacttgaccatcacgaccggacataatgaggtgatagccgaggctatttgaaccaccccaccgccggcactcggatagttatcttgggcatagcattttaccaaatcacctcattcttaggggcacacgtgaggaacacaaatgcgaacaagccagaatggtcccctggacaatatgcaactgaaaactcacagggggttattgtccaggggaccattctggcttgttcgcatttgtgttcctcacgtgtgcccctaggaatgaggtgatttggtaaaatgctatgcccaagataactatccgagtgccggcggtggggtggttcaaatagcctcggctatcacctcattatgtccggtcgtgatggtcaagtggattatggcgtcttgtacataccagttgcgttgcttctgggagtatgggttcgagtcacttctagggtgtgagttttcagttgcatattgtccaggggaccattctggcttgttcgcatttgtgttcctcacgtgtgcccctaagaatgaggtgatttggtaaaatgctatgcccaagataactatccgagtgccggcggtggggtggttcaaatagcctcggctatcacctcattatgtccggtcgtgatggtcaagtggattaaggcgtcttgtacataccagttgcgttgcttctgggagtatgggttcgagtcacttctagggtgtgagttttcagttgcatattgtccaggggaccattctggcttgttcgcatttgtgttcctcacgtgtgcccctaagaatgaggtgatttggtaaaatgctatgcccaagataactatccgagtgccggcggtggggtggttcaaatagcctcggctatcacctcattatgtccggtcgtgatggtcaagtggattaaggcgtcttgtacataccagctgcgttgcttctgggagtatgggttcgagtcacttctagggtgtgagttttcagttatatatatatatatatatatatatatatatatatatatatatatatatatatatatatatatatatatatatatatatatatatatatatatatatatatatctatcactTCATTTTAAAATGTCATTACTcataaagggttacaacattggttacatgcagggtacaagactacttgtcacaagttgtagagttcctccagctcctcaaatgacgagcaggaaccatggatgcagtgagcatttcctctctgaatcgccacactaaggcgctgaaagaggaaactggcagctctagggtctctagttgtttcaattaacttggaccccagctccttcaaataacttgcagcacttttaccccaggcaccaagtgtctctgaggcaatggggacaaaattgtagtggtgatcaagatctctgtatttacgtgacatggctgcttcccggtgattggcagctcctcctgcctgtgcagcactgaaaTCATCACTGAAATCAATTAGTAAGATTTGTAAGATTTTAGGTAAGTAAGAACAGGTCTTACTTACAACAGGTTGTGCACCAAGTCTGACTGAAAGTAACCAGTGTTGGGCCCTCCTCCTAGCacaaggaggttatcttgagatgatttcggggcttttagtgtccccgcggcccggtccacgaccaggcctccacccccagtaagcagcccgtgacagctgactaacacccaggtacctatttactgctaggtaacaggggcattaagggtgaaagaaactttgcccatttgtttctgcctcgtgcgggaatcgaacccgcgccacagaattacgagtcctgcgcgctatccaccaggctacgaggcccccttgagCAGGTAAGTTAACTTTCCTTGTACCGTAGCAGGGCATTTTAAGAGAGCCAGCATGTCAGTAAGGAAGGCCTACTGCATTCAAGTACAACTCAAGTATATACttggagctggacggtagagcgacggtttcgcttcatgcaggtcggctttcaatccccgaccgtccaagtggttgagcaccattccttcccaacgTCCCATCCCAATCCTTATCCAGCCTTtatagtgctgtatagtcgtaattgctcggcgcattcccctgataattcccttccctgccCTTGAGGGGTACACTTCGTCGTCTGGGACCACTTGTTCTACGTCCTCGGAGTGCACAGGTCTCCAGTGGCCAGATCTCCAGTGCACAGGTCTCAAGTGCATAGGTCCCCAGTGCACAGGTCTCCAGTGCACAGGTCTCCAGTGCACAGGTCTCCAGTGCCCAGGTCTCCAGTGCACAGGTCTCCAGTGCACAGGTCTCCAGTGCACAGGTCTCCAGTGCCCAGGTCTCCAGTGCACAGGTCTCAAGTGCATAGGTCCCCAGTGCACAGGTCTCCAGTGCACAGGTCTCCAGTGCACAGGTCTCAAGTGCATAGGTCCCCAGTGCACAGGTCTCCAGTGCACAGGTCTCCAGTGCACAGGTCTCCAGTGCCCAGGTCTCCAGTGCACAGGTCTCCAGTGCCCAGGTCTCCAGTGCACAGGTCTCCAGTGCCCAGGTCTCCAGTGCACAGGTTGCCAGTGCACAGGTTGCCAGTGCACAGGTTGCCAGTGCACAGGTCTCCAGTGCACAGGTTGCCAGTGCACAGGTTGCCAGTGCACAGGTTGCCAGTGCACAGGTCTCCAGTGCACAGGTTGCCAGTGCACAGGTTGCCAGTGCACAGGTTGCCAGTGCACAGGTTGCCAGTGCACAGGTCTCCAGTGCACAGGTTGCCAGTGCACAGGTTGCCAGTGCACAGGTTGCCAGTGCACAGGTCTCCAGTGCACAGGTTGCCAGTGCACAGGTCTCCAGTGCACAGGTCTCCAGTGCACAGGTTGCCAGTGCACAGGTCTCCAGTGCACAGGTTGCCAGTGCACAGGTCTCCAGTGCACAGGTTGCCAGTGCACAGGTTGCCAGTGCACAGGTTGCCAGTGCACAGGTCTCCAGTGCACAGGTTGCCAGTGCACAGGTTGCCAGTGCACAGGTTGCCAGTGCACAGGTCTCCAGTGCACAGGTCTCCAGTGCACAGGTTGCCAGTGCACAGGTCTCCAGTGCACAGGTTGCCAGTGCACAGGTTGCCAGTGCACAGGTTGCCAGTGCACAGGTCTCCAGTGCACAGGTTGCCAGTGCACAGGTTGCCAGTGCACAGGTTGCCAGTGCACAGGTCTCCAGTGCACAGGTTGCCAGTGCACAGGTCTCCAGTGCACAGGTCTCAAGTGCATAGGTCCCCAGTGCACAGGTCTCCAGTGCACAGGTCTCCAGTGCACAGGTCTCCAGTGCACAGGTCTCCAGTGCACAGGTCTCCAGTGCCCAGGTCTCCAGTGCACAGGTCTCCAGTGCCCAGGTCTCCAGTG
The DNA window shown above is from Procambarus clarkii isolate CNS0578487 chromosome 6, FALCON_Pclarkii_2.0, whole genome shotgun sequence and carries:
- the LOC123750189 gene encoding uncharacterized PPE family protein PPE62-like gives rise to the protein MLPKKEEKEEKGEEAFLNLINRFMELINGLISVNKAAKDLKRVYRFLNLCTGNLCTGDLCTGNLCTGNLCTGNLCTGDLCTGNLCTGNLCTGNLCTGDLCTGNLCTGDLCTGDLCTGNLCTGNLCTGNLCTGDLCTGNLCTGNLCTGNLCTGDLCTGNLCTGDLCTGNLCTGDLCTGDLCTGNLCTGDLCTGNLCTGNLCTGNLCTGDLCTGNLCTGNLCTGNLCTGNLCTGDLCTGNLCTGNLCTGNLCTGDLCTGNLCTGNLCTGNLCTGDLGTGDLCTGDLGTGDLCTGDLGTGDLCTGDLCTGDLCTGDLCT